A DNA window from Trypanosoma brucei brucei TREU927 chromosome 10, whole genome shotgun sequence contains the following coding sequences:
- a CDS encoding 33 kDa inner dynein arm light chain axonemal, with protein sequence MGLLKVETHVINDDVQVDDVLQEQRLSESVPLSRRLEVRKHTSGQGAVECKEKAATSQMSSPSTQLVVAGETTPSTDIRRSLMAQRGSKLPSCTKECVSNTSVNKTPLSALKLSQNASSPAAKLAFLKRHNKAPSVSHPGGAILPALMTRVTDVETLLYTLLPPQRIVCEETGETIVKSVSLEQPSRVEVAKLHERTLQQLQQRRAREWGICPLRREIYTELFDELIREITLEEPARGVLLLRIRDEMNQTLAAHRALAERTLLFASKQRMEPPEDISALRQRIKELEEEREELLVKRRMATVREEQIQSALLDENTARVKLWQDETCYYRRANRQVSQRIKTETERANAHGVQVDRFVLEGGPPSSDLGVEL encoded by the coding sequence ATGGGGTTGCTTAAGGTGGAGACTCACGTTATTAACGACGATGTGCAGGTAGATGATGTTTTACAGGAGCAAAGGCTCAGTGAATCCGTTCCTCTCTCACGCCGACTGGAAGTAAGGAAACATACAAGTGGGCAAGGTGCCGTAGAATGTAAGGAGAAGGCAGCTACGTCGCAAATGTCTTCCCCTTCCACTCAATTAGTGGTAGCGGGTGAAACAACACCTTCCACCGACATACGGAGGTCACTAATGGCGCAAAGGGGTAGCAAACTTCCCTCCTGCACCAAAGAATGTGTTTCCAATACGAGTGTCAATAAGACTCCACTAAGTGCGTTGAAATTATCCCAAAACGCCTCGTCACCTGCTGCCAAACTTGCCTTCTTGAAAAGGCACAACAAGGCACCTTCTGTATCCCACCCGGGAGGTGCTATCCTTCCCGCACTGATGACGAGAGTTACCGATGTGGAGACGTTACTTTACACTCTCCTCCCCCCTCAGCGCATAGTGTGCGAGGAAACAGGGGAAACGATTGTGAAGTCGGTCTCATTAGAACAACCGTCTCGCGTTGAAGTAGCTAAATTGCACGAACGGACACTGCAGCAGCTACAGCAGCGTCGGGCACGAGAATGGGGAATATGCCCGCTTAGACGTGAAATCTATACCGAGTTGTTCGATGAACTTATTAGAGAAATTACGCTTGAGGAACCCGCACGTGGTGTCTTGTTGCTTCGTATTCGTGATGAGATGAATCAAACCCTAGCTGCTCACCGCGCCCTTGCCGAGCGAACCTTACTTTTCGCCTCAAAGCAGCGGATGGAACCACCCGAAGATATCAGTGCCCTTCGTCAGCGGATAAAGGaactggaagaggagcgggAAGAATTACTGGTGAAGCGAAGGATGGCAACTGTGCGGGAGGAACAGATACAGAGCGCGCTTCTTGATGAAAACACAGCTAGGGTGAAGTTGTGGCAAGATGAAACTTGTTACTACCGCCGCGCCAACAGACAGGTATCACAGCGCATCAAGACAGAGACGGAGCGCGCAAATGCCCATGGTGTTCAGGTGGATCGCTTTGTTCTAGAGGGAGGTCCCCCATCGTCTGACCTCGGTGTAGAGCTCTAG